In Pan troglodytes isolate AG18354 chromosome 20, NHGRI_mPanTro3-v2.0_pri, whole genome shotgun sequence, the genomic window gagcctccTCCTGCCccggcagctgcagctgcccaaatCAGCAGCTGCAGCCTCAGGCATTCCTGCACTCTTGGGAGCCTGAGAAGTGCCCCCCTGCCTTtgcaggcttggaagtgcctgcttccgctgcctggcttctccctgttGTTGTCGCCTACCATAATCTTGGAGCAAAGCTAGGGCTGAGCCCAGGGGGCCATGAACAGCAGCAGGAGGCAAACAGATTCCTGGGTGGAAAAGGCCACGTCCCTGGTAAGGCCTCACCTTCAGGCCTGGGAGGGCCTCatggctgggggctgggctgctaGACTTACAGGCCAGGAGCCGGGACTTGTGGTTCCTTTTCTGGGTGCCCGTGGTCACCCATGGACCAATTGGTatgcacttcctcccttctgaggtCCATAAAAATGATGGGCTCAGCCAGAGGAGGGCAGAGGATGGAGAGATGACTGAATGACCAGCTGAGAAGAGGAGccaccctctctgctgagagctgggaaGATGACAGGATGAACAGCTGCCGATAGGAGCTctcctctccagggcctcctctctgctgagggctGAACACTTGACAGGatgacctgcctacagagaggagctacccactgtgggtctcttCTGAGCTATTCTATCACTTAACaaagctcctctttgtcttgCTCACCCTCCGTTTGTCTGTGTACctttcttcctggatgcaggataAGAACTCAGGCAAAAGTGCcagcagccacagaggtttccagccagaaagAGCAACACCCCAAAGATTCCATAACaataccagaaggaaaaaaaaaaaagaaatgaatggaagaaatgtttgaaacaataatgactgagaatttccccaaattaatgtcagacaccaaaccacaaatccaggaagctcagagaacaccaagcaagATAAAtgccaacaaagcaagacctcatctcctgAAGGGTGCTCACTTTCTGGGAGACACAGATCCCCTCCTGGAAGAGGCCCATGACCACACGGCAGGAGTTCCTTTCCGAGACTGCCAAGCACCTGTAGCAGTGCAGACCCTGAGCTCTCTTCATGCACAGCAGGGCCACCAGCAGGACCAGGGCAAAGGTCTTCATGGCATAGGAACTGCTcattcttcctctcttgccagtCATTTAGTTTCAATAAACTAAAATTTGTTCTTAGTTTTGTAGcttaaaaaaaactacaaataagcCAGTGCAATTTCCACAAACATGTTGTCTTGTACATTTTCTGATGCTATAACAGAAGTGGAttggataatttaaaaagaacagagatttatttcttatggttctggaggctgggaagtccaaggtccaGGGGTCCGCATCTGGCaagggtcttcttgctgtgtcaccccaTGGCAGAATGCAGAAAGACAAGAGAGCCCAGGCACACGAGAGGGGAAAGGGGTCTGAACTCATCCTTTATAAGGATGTCACTCTGGTGATAAGGAACCCACTCCTGCAATAACAACATTAATCCATGTATGAGGGCAGAGGCCTCATGACATAATCACTTTTTAAGGGtctcacctcccaacactgttggaTTGGAAATTAAGTTTCTACTACATGAACTTTTggggatacattcaaaccatagcacatgtGTTTTCTGCTTTCAGTTTATGGGAAGtttaataagtaatatttatagtTAAAAACATCAAacagtgaaatcccgtttctactaaaaatacaaaaattagccaggtgtggtgatgcatgcctgtaatcccagctactcaggaggctgaggcaggagaattgcttgaacccggaggcagaggttgcagtgagctgagatcacgccactgcactccagcctgggggacagagtgaaactctgtcacaacaacaacaacaaaatcaatgcAGTATAATTACCAAGTATTAGATTCTAGAGTGATCTGTGACTCTGCTACCCCAGAACAGTCTAGATGAGGTCAGATCTTGACACAGGGCTTTTTGCGTGGTATTCCTGCAGAAGGAGAGAAGCGGGAGAGGGGAATAAGAGGGAGGGTGGTAGCAGCAGCGGTGGGGAAGGAACAGAGACATGGAGAAAGACAGAGTTGCATGGTTACTGAGAGATGGGAAGGTATGGAACCCAGCAGAGACTGCACATCTGGGTGGGACATGGACAACCAAACTCCATTCCCTACTCCCCCCTCCCACAGCCTGGACTGGAATCAGATCCTTACCTGGGCACAGATCCTGGTGATAGGGGAGGACTTGCAATCTGGCTTCATGCCTGGGATCTTGAACCTCACAACTGTCTGGTTCTGAGAGCCCAAAGACTCCAGGCAGCAGTGCTGGAAGCAGGGCCAGAAGGTGCAGCTGGAGCCGCAGAGCCGGGTCTGGTTCAAGTCTAGGATGACACTGTCATCACAGCACTGCTCCAAGGGGTTGTAGGTCCACTCCCCGCACCTGGGCGCTGGCTGGCATAGCCACAGTCTAGGATCTGGAAGAGTCGGGGCTGGATGGGCTGCAAGGACCAGCCTAGGACCACCTCCCCACCAACCTTAATGCTGTTCTCTCCTCCCTCACTGCATCTGTTCTCACCTGTGACTCCTTCTGAGTTTGAACCTAGAAGTTCAAAAATGAAGATGGCAGCTGAGAAGCAGAAGGAGAGCGAGAATGATTCTGAGGTCACTGGGTCTTGACCACGGGGCACAGGATGATGTCTCTGAGCTTCTCTGGTTGCTGTTAACAGCTCAGAGTGGATTTTGGGACTGGCTGTGGGTGCAGGTCCTGGGGACTGGGCTTGGCAGGTGAGGAAAGGTAGGGAGGGCTCTGGGAAAAGTTAAGCTTCTGGAATTTGCAGTTCAGGAGACAGATTACAATGCAGTCACAGATGACATAGCAGTGATTATGAGGTGGGACACCAATAATTAAATAGGGAAGAGAGAATTAACTTTGAAGTTCAGAAATAATTAGGGATGTGATATCATTAGGGATTAGCTTAGCCTAGGGCTGGGGTCTCCTTACCAAAAATTCTGGGCACCATGGGTTAGGCTTCAGAGCAGCGGACGAGAGAGCAGCAGTGGAAATGGGTCAGTGACTTTACATAGGGGCTTATATAGGATATGAACTTACCGACATTTAGGGAGGTGTGCAGAAGGAGTGGTTTCTTGGGAAGAGTCAGGCAAAAAGAACTGCAGGGAACATAAAGAATTCATCAAAAGCTTAATGAGATGCTTCTGGACCTGTTCCAAGTGGTTGCTGCCTCCTCAGACCCTTCAGATCCTCAGGGTAAAGGCTACCCAGGAACCTATCTAAGCTTTGACTCTGCTGAGTGTCTTTCTTTGAACACCGCCCAAGGGAAAACCACTTGGAAGATATTCCTTAACTCTTGCTTATCTAAGATCAAATTACTCACCAAACACCGGCTGTCTCTAGGCTCCCCATATTCCTCCACCCTGAAGTTTCAAGGAGTCCCTCTACTCCCCGTCTCAGTTCACCTGCAGACCTGCACTGTCTATAATTTTTCAGAGTCACGTAGGAGAATTTGTGAGGTTGCAGCATAATCTAGAAGAACAGCAGGGGCTGCAAAACTGTGCCAgggagaacaacaacaacaaaaataggcgGTGGTAGGATGGATCTCTGGGATTCATAGAACAGACAGGAAagcagcacctttttttttttttttttttggtttgtggaGTGCCTTGTCCAAGAAAATGCTCCTGTGTGTCTCACTGTGTGATGGGATTACATGTGGGGTATTATTAGAGCATGCCCCTCCATTTTCTACTGGTTTCTTCCATGTGTCACAGTGAGAAGGGTGGGAAGGTGAAAGAAGGATAAGGCACAGGTATTAGAGCTTTGTAAAAGTGCATTGTTAGTATAGAGTCTCTAgagtctcttcctcctccctcctctctctctctctcttttttttttttttttttttttgagacaccgtatctctctgtctcccaggctggagggcagtggtgctatcttggctcactgtaacctttgctcCCCAggttgaagccatcctcccacctcagcctcttgagtagctgggaccacaggaaggCACCTCCtggcctggctagtttttttgtatttttcatagagtcaTGGTCCTACAATGTTCTGGTCTTggaatcctgagctcaagcaatccacctgccccagcctcccaaagtgctgggattacaactgtgaACCATCGTTTCTGGCCTCTCCTCTCTTAACTGGATGTCCAATTCTTCGGTATTGATTTCATGCAGTAAACTAGCTCTCCTCGCCTATTTCTGCAGTTGGGTATTTGCATAGATATGTCTGTTTGTCTACTTATCAATATGCCTTCTCCTTTCCCACACATCCAAACAGAAATcccacctgtaaagacacattcTCTCACCTACACAGAACAGCTGCTGAGGAAACAGACCTATAAGAACTACATTCCTGTTTATCAAGTTAAGTAGTGTGAATACCGCATTATAACTCCGAGCCAGCAACCAAGAAATTTATGACCACTTGAAAGGGAAAGCTGCAATGAAGAGTACAAGTGACTAAGGAGGGAAATCCCAAAGCTGATTACTAGAATTGATCTCTGTATAATTGGactatctatgtagaaaatcccacaGAACCCACTGTCAAGCAAGAGGTGAGTCTGATAGATTCTGCTAGTGACAAAAACAAGCTCTTTTTAGATTCAGACATTTTATTACTTACACAGACAGGGAAAGAAAGAGCCACAGGTGCCAGCACCATGTCCCTTATACAGGATGACACTGAAACAAAAGGGCCAGATGACTGAACAAGAATAATAGGATGCCTGTTGCTGAGTAGAGAATCCAGCTTGTGGCTCCATGATATAGGGAGGTAGAAAGCCTCATCCCTCCCTAGAAGCCAGAGGCAGTGAGAAGCTGTGTCATGGCGGCCTCCCTTATCCATAGGGAAGTGAGTGACAAGTGATGCTGTAGCAGCTTCCCACAAGCCTCCCATGACCTCACGTTCTGGGAAGACCAGAGAGTGTTCTGCCATGACATACATCAGCTACAGTTAATTTCACCAACGTGGCCCACGTGGAGATGTTTGAGGTCACCGGGGCAGTAGGGCAGAGCCATTACCGTAAACCTACCCCAAAAGCTCCGGGAACTAATAAGTAAATTTAGATGGTTGTAGAATAAaaagtcaacacacaaaaatcaattgtatttctcgCTCCTGGAATAAGTGGAAACAAAAATTTAGAGGGGAACAATGCCATTTATAATGCCCCCCTACTCAAATTGAATACTTAGGTATACTGTAAATCTAGGAGAACATGTAGAGGATATATATGCTTAAAACTATAAACTAGTGATTAAAGTAATCAAGGAAAACCTAAATATAGAGTGGTATATCATGTCATAGTTTAGAATATGGGGCTTTTTAgctaagatgtcaattctctccAAATTGTCTACAGATATAACACAATTCCAATGAAAACCCAAGCAGGATTTGTCTCAGATAGAAGCAAAATAATTCTAGAATTTATCTGGAAAGGCAGTGGAAACAAGAATGGCCCAAACAATTTTGGTTGATGAAAAATGTTAGAGGACTCACACTACCCAATTTCACAATTACTCAAGCTACACTAATGAAGACAGTATACTATTGGCAAGTGGAGAGATGcatagatcaatggagcagaacagatttcagaaataaacccaaacaaaTATGGCAAATTGacttttgacaaagatgcaaaagcaattcaatgtgGGAAAAGatagtcatttcaacaaatggtgtgggACAATGGgtatgcatatgaaaaaaaaatcttctaccAAAGCTTACACTTCCTACAAAATTTAACTCCAAAATGATCTAGATATAAAAAGTTAAACTATACATTTTCtagaagaaacattaaaaaaaatccttatgaCTTAgggaaaagatacaaaaaacattgtccatttaaaaaatggatagaTCAGGAGGggggcaagatggctgactagaagcagctgtGGTCCACCACACTCACAGAGAGGAATGAAAGGAGTATGTGAATTCAGCATCTTCAACTGAAATATACAGGTTGTCACTCTCAACCCATGGAGAACGAAGAAATGCAGGGTAGGGTGATGGTCCACCCAGGAGCAGTGTGGAGGTATGGGGACCCCTGCCCCCAGCCAAGTGAAGCAGTGAGTGATTGTGCAACCCTGCCTGggaaaccatgcttctcccaTGGATATTTGCAACCTTAGGATCAAGAGATCCCCACATAAGCCCACGCCCAGGGATTTGGGTCCAatacacagagctgtgtggagtctTGGCAGAGCGGCCACAGGGGCACTCACAGAGACCCAGGAGTTTTACATACTCTGGCCCTGGGATCTGCAGCAAGGGAGGACATCCCTCCACACATATTTCTATGAAGGGGGCTGAATCCAGAGAACCAAGCAGTGTCATTCTGTGGACCCCACTTCCACAGCACCTCACAAGTTAAGACCCagtggcttggaattccagccagccaacAGCAACAGGCCGGAGTCTGCCTGGGTCAGGACCAAgttcctggggtgggggtgtcGTGGGGGCAGTCACCATCTCTGTGGTTCAGTAGACTCAGCCATTCTAGCCTGCTGGCTTTGGAGAATACAAATGGTCCAGATGAGGAAGGGTTCCCCACAACACAGCACATCTGCCTTGCCAGATTGTAGctagactgcttctttaagtggttccctgatcccattcctcctgactgggtgagacctcctaacaagggtctccagccacctcctacagggACGTTTGGGTCAACAACTggtcagaggaaggagcaggctgccatctttgctgttttgcagccttcactggtgacaCCTTCAGGTACGGGAAAAACGGAGGCAACCAGGGTCTTGAACAAACCCCCAGCACACCACAGCAGCCCTGTGGAATAgtggcctgactgttaaaagaaaaacaaacagaaaacaccaaCAACATCAGCAAAAAAGACCCCACAGAAACCtcattcaaaggtcagcaacttcaaaaatcaaaggtaaacccacacagatgagaaagaatcaatgcaaaaatgctgaaaactcaaaaagccagagtgcttcttctcctccaaatgaccacagtacctctccagcaagggcacagaactgggctgagacCAAGATGGCTGAATTAACAGAAGTAGTTTTAAGAAGGTGggtaataggccaggcgcagtggctcatacctttaatcccagcactttgggaggccgaggcaggtggatcacgaggtcaggagttagagaccagcctgaccaacatggtgaaaccccctctctactaaaaatacaaaagttagctgggcatggtggcacatgcctataatcccagatactgaggaggctgaggcaggagaatcgcttgaacccgggaggcagaggttacagtgagctgagatcgcgccactgcactccagcctgggtgacaagagtgaaactctgtctcaaaaaaaaaaaaaaaaaaaaagatgggtaataatgaacttcactgagctaaaggaggatgttgtATCCCATTGCAAAtaagctaagaatcatgataaatTATACAGGAGCTGACAGAATAGCcggtttagagaggaacataactgaCCCAATGGAACTGGAAaacacaagaacttcacaatgcaatcataAGTATCGGTTACAGAATAgttcaagcagaggaaagaatttcagagcttaaaGACCATCCTTCTGAAATTatacaggcagacaagaatagagaaaaaaaagaacagaaagaactgaacaaaacctctgagaaatatgtgattatgtaaagagacagaatctatgactgattggggtacctgaaagagacagggaaattggaaccaagttggaaaacatactccaggatatcatccaggagaacttccccaaacttgcaagacaggccaacattcaaattcagtaaatacagagaaccccagtGAGATACTCCATAAGAAG contains:
- the IGFL4 gene encoding insulin growth factor-like family member 4; its protein translation is MGSLETAGVCSFCLTLPKKPLLLHTSLNVEPSLPFLTCQAQSPGPAPTASPKIHSELLTATREAQRHHPVPRGQDPVTSESFSLSFCFSAAIFIFELLGSNSEGVTDPRLWLCQPAPRCGEWTYNPLEQCCDDSVILDLNQTRLCGSSCTFWPCFQHCCLESLGSQNQTVVRFKIPGMKPDCKSSPITRICAQEYHAKSPVSRSDLI